From the Sphingobacteruim zhuxiongii genome, the window TCATCCGCCTGCATAGCCTTGTCTGGGCGAAAAGCCGGTAGCATTCGAAAGCTTTGATTTTTTTTAGCGAAGGCTTGATGATATTCTAAATTGTCCAATGGATCATCGGTCGTACAAACGACTTCCACATTCATCTTATTCAGCAATCCATGCACCGAACGGCTGGCATCTTTCAATTGTTCGGTAGTCTGATCAAAAATTCGATCCGCAGAATCCGCGTTCAACTGTTCAGTAATTCCAAAATAACGCTGTAACTCTAAATGTGTCCAATGATATAAGGGATTGCGCATCGTATAAGGAACAGTCTCCGCCCATTTTTTAAATTTTTCACGATCGGAAGCATCACCTGTGATGTATTGCTCGGAAATTCCATGTGTACGCATTGCTCGCCACTTATAGTGATCACCATAAAGCCAAACTTGACTTAAGTTTTCAAATTTCGTATTGTTTGCAATCTGCTCAGGAATTAAGTGATTGTGATAATCAATAATCGGCAAAGAACTTGCGTAATCATGGTAAAGCTTCTTTGCTGTCTCACTCAGCAGCAGGAAATCTTGATCTAAAAATGCTTTCATACTTTTTTCGCTTATAAACTAACACCACGTTTCCATGGAATAAAATCATCTTGATTTAATTGAACTGCTTTCGGTATAATAACACCACTCGCTGCCTGAATACAATATTCCAATATTTCCTCACCCATTTGTTCAATGGTCTTCTCCCCTTCAATCACTGGTCCGGTATTGATATCAATAATATCAGGCATTCGTTTAGCTAAGGCAGTATTTGAAGAAACTTTTATAACTGGACATACAGCATTTCCTGTAGGCGTTCCCAGTCCCGTTGTAAATAAAATCAAAGTAGCCCCCGATGCCGCCTTTCCTGTCGTTGCTTCAACATCATTCCCTGGTGTACAGACTAAACTTAAACCTGGTTTATTTGCAGGTTCCGTATAATCCAATACATCGACGATCGGTGCAGTTCCACCTTTTTTCACGGCTCCCATACTCTTGATCGCATCAGTGATGAGTCCATCGCGAATGTTACCAGGAGATGGATTCATATGGAATCCAGAACCTACTCGCTCTGCCGACTGGCTATAAGCTTGCATCAGGGTAATAAACTTCTTCGCAGCTTCTTCGTCAATTGTTCGATCAATCAAGTTCTGCTCCGCTCCGCATAATTCAGGAAACTCGGCAAGAAGTACTTTCCCTCCTAATGCCACTAATAAATCGGCTGCATAGCCAACTGCTGGATTTGCAGAGATACCGCTAAAACCGTCAGAACCGCCACATTTTACGCCCAACACCAGCTTATCTAAGCTAACCTCCTCCCGCTCAAATTGATTAATGTCCACCAAGCCTTGAAAAGTTTTAGCAATCGCAAGTCTAACCATTTGTTCTTCGGTATAGCCTTCTTGATGTTCAAAACTGAATAGAGGCTTGTTGAAACTTGGATTTCGAGTCTTAATCTCGTCAATAAGTTCATTCAGTTGCAAATTTTGGCAACCAAGACTTAAAATCGTTATTCCCGCAACGTTGGGGTGATCCGCATACGCCGCCAAGAGCTTTCCTAAGATAACTGCGTCCTGTCTGGTACCACCACATCCACCTTGATGCGTTAGGAACTTAATGCCATCGACATTTGGAAATAATCGATGTGTATCAGGTTTCGCTTGAGCAATCGCATCAAAAGAAGAATTCGTCAAGGTCTCCCCTGCAATAAAAGCTTCTTTTAATGCCTGTGTATAATTTCTAAAAGGAGCACTAACCGAATAACCTAATTCGGCATGCATCACTTCTTTAATTAGATCCAAATTCCTGTTCTCGCAGAAAACGGTTGGAATAAACAACCAGTAGTTAGCCGTTCCAACGCGACCATCCGAACGAACATACCCTCTAAAAGTTCGATCTTTAAACTGATCAACGTTAGGAGCTTGCCATTGATAGTCAAAGTGGCGAAAAGCATAACCATCTGTTGCATGTTTCGTGTTCTCCGTACTCATTCGTTCTCCCGAGGCTACATCATACTGAGTCTTTCCAACCAATACGCCATACATCAATATGGATTCGCCAACGGCCATGTCCCGCATAAAAAACTTATGCTTTGCCGGAATATCCTCTTTTAATAAAAATTCTTCCCCTTGAAATATAATCGATTCACCTTTCGCTAAATCCTGTAACGCGACCAACACATTATCTTGTGGGTCCAATTGTATAATTCTTTGTTGCATGTCTTTACTTTTCCTCAAAAGCTTTTAAAAATCCTTTTTGCACAATTGCTTGCTTGTCTTTCTGCACTTGCTCCGCAAATCCAGGAATCTCCATTAAACTACTTCCCCATAGCTCTTTATCCTCCAATAGCTTCACTAAGCCCTCATGCCCTTGCTGATTATATTCGTATAACTTAGCCGCTTGATCATCTTGAAGAACAATACTTGAGCCGTATGCATTTTGTATAAACTGTCCATCTAATTCATGACTACGCATAAATAAAACATAGGCGGCAAAGCC encodes:
- a CDS encoding UxaA family hydrolase → MQQRIIQLDPQDNVLVALQDLAKGESIIFQGEEFLLKEDIPAKHKFFMRDMAVGESILMYGVLVGKTQYDVASGERMSTENTKHATDGYAFRHFDYQWQAPNVDQFKDRTFRGYVRSDGRVGTANYWLFIPTVFCENRNLDLIKEVMHAELGYSVSAPFRNYTQALKEAFIAGETLTNSSFDAIAQAKPDTHRLFPNVDGIKFLTHQGGCGGTRQDAVILGKLLAAYADHPNVAGITILSLGCQNLQLNELIDEIKTRNPSFNKPLFSFEHQEGYTEEQMVRLAIAKTFQGLVDINQFEREEVSLDKLVLGVKCGGSDGFSGISANPAVGYAADLLVALGGKVLLAEFPELCGAEQNLIDRTIDEEAAKKFITLMQAYSQSAERVGSGFHMNPSPGNIRDGLITDAIKSMGAVKKGGTAPIVDVLDYTEPANKPGLSLVCTPGNDVEATTGKAASGATLILFTTGLGTPTGNAVCPVIKVSSNTALAKRMPDIIDINTGPVIEGEKTIEQMGEEILEYCIQAASGVIIPKAVQLNQDDFIPWKRGVSL